GACTCTCGAAAAAGCGCTCGCCGACGAGCTTTCCGTCAACCCCCGGCCGGTCGCCGCTTTCGATGCCGACGGCACCTTGTGGGACACCGATCTGGGCGAAAGCTTTTTCAAGTACCAGATTAAAAATAGCAACTTACCGAACATGCCCGCCGATCCCTGGCGCCACTACCGCGACTGGAAAGAATCCGGCGATCCCCGCCCGGCCTATCTTTGGCTCGCGCAGATCAACCAGGGTCAGCGCCTGGAGCAGGTCCAAGCTTGGGCGAAAGCCTCCGTCGACAGCTTCGACCCCCTTCCCGTTTTCGAGGAGCAAAAGCGCTGGATCGAGCTTCTACTCAAAAACCGGGTGGATGTTTACATCGTGACCGCTTCGGTGAAGTGGGCCGTCGAACCCGGCGCCCCCTATCTGGGATTGCGCGCGCAGGACGTTCTGGGCGTGCAAACGAAAGTCGTCGACGGCGTCGTGCAGACGGAGCAATTCGGACCGATGACCTACCGGGAAGGCAAACCCGACGCGCTTCTCGCCGCGACCGGCGGACGTAAACCCTTTTTCTGTTCGGGAAATACCATGGGCGACTACGCCCTGCTGAAATCGGCGACCCGCGTGGGACTCGCCGTCGGCGCAGCCCCGGAGGGCCACGAACTCTGGAAAACCGAGGAAGACCTGCGCGGCAAAGCGGCCGAACACGGCTGGCTCGCCCACAAATTCTAGAAAACGCGGACTAAGCCCGCTCCCGAGTCCAAGCCGGGTCGAGCGCGAGGCGGGAGGAGGAAGGCGTACGCTGGCCGTACGTCGACGACGACCAACGATATCGATCGGCCCGGCTTAGGCTCGGGCCATCACTTTTTCGATGTCGGCGATTTCTTTGGGACAATCCTTGGTGAGGATGTCGATCCCGCCGTTCGTGACGAGGATGTTGTCCTCGATCCGCACGCCGATACCACGGTATTTTTCCGCCGCGCTTTCGTCGTTCCACGGGATGTAAATGCCGGGCTCGACGGTGAAGACCATGCCGGGTTCGATCTCGCGGCGTTTGCCTTTGCGATCCAGGTAAAGTCCCGCGTCGTGAACGTCCATTCCCAGGAAGTGGCCGATCCCGTGGGGATAGTATTTCTTCTGCAGATTCGCGGCGATGATGTCCTCTTTACGACCGGTCAACAGTCCCAGCTCGAGCATCGCTTCGGTCAGCAGCTGCGTTCCCAGATCCTGCAGATCGTTGAACGGAAGTCCCGGACGTACGGCCGCGATGACTTTCTTCTGCACGTCGAGCACCGCTTGGTAAATTTCGGCCTGCGCCTTCGTGAAACGTCCGTTCACCGGGTAAGTACGTGTGATGTCCGAGGTGAAATAGTTATACTCGCCACCCGCATCCACCAACAACAGATCACCGTCTTTCAGCGGTTGATCGTTGAAAACGTAGTGGAGCGTGCACGCGTTCGCGCCGCCGGCCACGATGGAGTTGTAACCCACACGGGCCGCGCCGTTTTTCATGATCTGGTACAGGAAGTAACCTTCCAGTTCGCGCTCGTTCACGCCGGGCTTCGTGTACTTCATGAGCTCCGTGTGCGCGTTCGCGGTCAGCTCGCACGCGGTCCGGTGATTCTGAATGTCGAGGTCGGATTTGATCACGCGGAACTCGCCCAGGAACTCGTCCGCGTCGAACACCGGCAGCAGGCCGTAACCGCTGCGGCCCGTGCTCAGCTTGTGATTCAACAAAGCCGCGTTCATCCAGCGGTCGACTTCGGGATTTTTTTGGAAGCGGAAGTAAAGCGCGTCGGCCTTCGCCATCAGGCCCGCGATACGCTCCTCGAACTGTTCGATCGGATAGACTTCGTCGATCTTGAAATCGGTTTTCGTCTGCTTAGTTCCGAAACGGAAACCGTCCCAAGTCTCGCGTTCGACGTCTTTTTCGCGCAGGAACAAAACCGTTTCCGGAGTCCGCCCGGGCCGGAACACGAAGATGCTTTGCGGTTCTTCGAAACCGGTCAGGTAGTAGAGGTTCGAATCTTGGCGATAGGGATGCTCGACGTTGCCGTTGCGTTTCGCTTCGGGCATCGAAGCGACGACGAGGACTCCGTCTTTGAGTTTTTCCGCCACTTTTTGGCGGCGCTCTTGGAAGAGTCTCATGTTTTCAAGCGGTCGGCGCATATCGGATCCCTTCTGGAAAGCCGCCCGCGCTTGAAACGGAGTGTGAACTCAGTCGAGTCCGTACTTCTTCAAAATGGGCTTCAGGCCCTTGGCGGCGGCTTCTTTCCCCTGCTTTATCATGTCCCGGCGCCGAGAAAAAGACGTGATCTCGTCCGACAGCGGAATCCTCAGCACGTCGTCCACCAGGGTGGCCTGACTCGTCAGATGCGCCTGGGTCAAATTCCAGATGAGCTGAACGTTTTCGTCCCCGCGCGCGGGAAGCAATCGGCCCCGATCACCCAGGACGTCCACGTAAATCAGGTGAGTTGCCCCTTTTTGACGCATATATTTCGCAAGCACCGTCAGCTGGGACGCGGCCGCCATATGTCCTTCGTAACCGCGGAAGATCGGCGGATAGGACAGGCAAAAAGGCATGGCCTGCGCGTAGCCGCCCTTATTCAGGATCAGGATCTGCTGTTTTTCATTCTGGTAGGTTAGGCACGCGAAGGGAATGCGTGCGTCATCGATCCGGGTCGCTCCGAACTGCGCCTGAAAGTAGGGGCGCCAGTCTTTCAGATCCACCGCTTGGCTTCCGCCAATCAAGGTCCGGCGCACGAAGTCCTCGTCTTTCAGCTTCGACATCTGCCACTCGGGTTCGAAAGCCTGGGGTTTCGCCGAGTACAAAGCCGCCGGCAGCGCCCCCATCTCGAGTCCCGCGATGAATTGGATCGGCAACTGGCTGCGATGAATCTCTTGCAGCACTCCCGCGTGGGCCCACGCGCGCATGCCGCCGGGTCCCAAAATCAGGCCGATCTTCGCGGCCCGGGTCTCGGGACGCGGGGGCGTGACGGGCTCGGGCGCAAGCGGCTCTTCCGAGGTCGGCGGAGCGGGCTCATCCACGTCGGCCGTCGGCGCGCTGACCGGCGGCGGGGCGCCCGTCGATGCGGGAGGGGTCGTGGGACGAGTTTCACGACCGGGAGCTTTTTTGACGCTTTGGCAACCCGCCAGCACCGCGAGCGACAGCAGAATAAGGGGGAAGCGAATGCTATTCATTTTCGAAGTGGGCATAAAGAAAATACTCCTGATTGCCGTCCTTGCCCGCGAGTCCCGAAGGAATCCACGCGTGCATTCGGCCGCCGAGCTCATGGACGCGATTTTCAAAACGCGCCTTCAGATCAGAAATCAATTCGGTGTTTTGCACAAGTCCCTTTTTATTCAGCGCTTCGGGACCGAGCTCGAACTGCGGCTTCACGAGAAGAAGAAGACGCGACGACCACGCGCTCAGCTGAGGCAAATGTCCCAGACTCGAAATGAAAGAAAGATCCGCGACGGTCAGATCGAAGCGACGGCCGCGAAATTCGGAATGTTGCGCGAGATCTTTGAAGTGCAAATTCTCGTACGATGTCACTCGCCCGTCGCCCTTCACGCGCGCATCGAGCT
Above is a genomic segment from Pseudobdellovibrionaceae bacterium containing:
- a CDS encoding haloacid dehalogenase-like hydrolase produces the protein MWRTLEKALADELSVNPRPVAAFDADGTLWDTDLGESFFKYQIKNSNLPNMPADPWRHYRDWKESGDPRPAYLWLAQINQGQRLEQVQAWAKASVDSFDPLPVFEEQKRWIELLLKNRVDVYIVTASVKWAVEPGAPYLGLRAQDVLGVQTKVVDGVVQTEQFGPMTYREGKPDALLAATGGRKPFFCSGNTMGDYALLKSATRVGLAVGAAPEGHELWKTEEDLRGKAAEHGWLAHKF
- a CDS encoding aminopeptidase P family protein; protein product: MRRPLENMRLFQERRQKVAEKLKDGVLVVASMPEAKRNGNVEHPYRQDSNLYYLTGFEEPQSIFVFRPGRTPETVLFLREKDVERETWDGFRFGTKQTKTDFKIDEVYPIEQFEERIAGLMAKADALYFRFQKNPEVDRWMNAALLNHKLSTGRSGYGLLPVFDADEFLGEFRVIKSDLDIQNHRTACELTANAHTELMKYTKPGVNERELEGYFLYQIMKNGAARVGYNSIVAGGANACTLHYVFNDQPLKDGDLLLVDAGGEYNYFTSDITRTYPVNGRFTKAQAEIYQAVLDVQKKVIAAVRPGLPFNDLQDLGTQLLTEAMLELGLLTGRKEDIIAANLQKKYYPHGIGHFLGMDVHDAGLYLDRKGKRREIEPGMVFTVEPGIYIPWNDESAAEKYRGIGVRIEDNILVTNGGIDILTKDCPKEIADIEKVMARA
- a CDS encoding patatin-like phospholipase family protein; its protein translation is MNSIRFPLILLSLAVLAGCQSVKKAPGRETRPTTPPASTGAPPPVSAPTADVDEPAPPTSEEPLAPEPVTPPRPETRAAKIGLILGPGGMRAWAHAGVLQEIHRSQLPIQFIAGLEMGALPAALYSAKPQAFEPEWQMSKLKDEDFVRRTLIGGSQAVDLKDWRPYFQAQFGATRIDDARIPFACLTYQNEKQQILILNKGGYAQAMPFCLSYPPIFRGYEGHMAAASQLTVLAKYMRQKGATHLIYVDVLGDRGRLLPARGDENVQLIWNLTQAHLTSQATLVDDVLRIPLSDEITSFSRRRDMIKQGKEAAAKGLKPILKKYGLD
- a CDS encoding TlyA family RNA methyltransferase, encoding MEPNPKNLIRIDVWLVEKGLAPSRAKAQELIDEGAVRFRGQVVVASSLKVPVATTEVDVRADEVLRYVSRGGRKLESALVELGLDVTNFHVLDIGQSTGGFTDCVLQRGAKAVTGIDVGSQQLDARVKGDGRVTSYENLHFKDLAQHSEFRGRRFDLTVADLSFISSLGHLPQLSAWSSRLLLLVKPQFELGPEALNKKGLVQNTELISDLKARFENRVHELGGRMHAWIPSGLAGKDGNQEYFLYAHFENE